The Caulobacter sp. FWC26 genome contains a region encoding:
- the prfA gene encoding peptide chain release factor 1: MRLPQARLDQVLDRFREVEARMGAATDGTEIVKLSKEHAELRPVAEAVERLAKLTAERAELDVMAADPEMAEMVRDEIQALDEKLPVLERELALMLAPKDKDENASAILEVRAGTGGDEAALFAGDLFRMYQRYAQTQGWRVEIDSISEGEMGGYKEIVASITGEGVFGRLKFESGVHRVQRVPATEAQGRIHTSAATVAVLPEAEDVEIEIKESDLRIDTYRSSGAGGQHVNKTDSAVRITHLPTGVVVTSSEKSQHQNRARAMKNLKARLYDMQREALDSARSEARKSQVGSGDRSERIRTYNFPQGRVTDHRINLTLYNLARIMEGDALDDVINPLIAEDQAERLASLEESFS; encoded by the coding sequence TTGCGACTGCCCCAGGCCCGCCTCGACCAGGTTCTCGACCGTTTCCGTGAAGTGGAGGCCCGCATGGGCGCGGCCACTGACGGGACCGAGATCGTCAAGCTCTCCAAGGAGCACGCCGAACTGCGCCCGGTCGCCGAGGCCGTCGAGCGGCTGGCCAAGCTGACCGCCGAGCGCGCCGAGCTGGACGTCATGGCCGCCGATCCCGAGATGGCCGAGATGGTCCGCGACGAGATCCAGGCGCTGGACGAAAAGCTGCCCGTGCTTGAGCGGGAGCTGGCCCTGATGCTGGCCCCCAAGGACAAGGACGAGAACGCCTCGGCCATCCTGGAAGTTCGCGCCGGCACCGGCGGCGACGAGGCGGCCCTGTTCGCCGGCGACCTCTTCCGCATGTACCAGCGCTACGCCCAGACCCAGGGCTGGCGCGTCGAGATCGACAGCATCTCGGAAGGCGAAATGGGCGGCTACAAGGAAATCGTCGCCTCGATCACCGGCGAGGGCGTGTTCGGCCGGCTCAAGTTCGAGAGCGGCGTCCACCGCGTGCAGCGCGTGCCGGCCACCGAGGCGCAGGGCCGCATCCACACCTCGGCCGCCACCGTCGCGGTGCTGCCGGAAGCCGAGGACGTCGAGATCGAGATCAAGGAAAGCGACCTGCGGATCGACACCTACCGCTCGTCGGGCGCCGGTGGTCAGCACGTCAACAAGACCGACTCGGCCGTGCGCATCACCCACTTGCCGACCGGCGTGGTGGTGACCAGCTCGGAAAAGTCGCAGCACCAGAACCGCGCTCGGGCGATGAAGAACCTGAAGGCGCGTCTCTACGACATGCAGCGCGAGGCCCTGGACAGCGCCCGCTCCGAGGCCCGCAAGAGCCAGGTCGGCAGCGGGGATCGTTCGGAGCGCATCCGCACCTACAACTTCCCGCAGGGCCGGGTGACCGACCACCGCATCAACCTGACGCTCTACAACCTGGCGCGGATCATGGAGGGCGACGCCCTCGACGACGTGATCAACCCGCTGATCGCCGAGGATCAGGCCGAGCGCCTGGCGAGCCTCGAAGAGAGCTTTAGCTGA
- a CDS encoding glycine zipper 2TM domain-containing protein, with amino-acid sequence MKTLGKFTKTAIAVTVAGALVAPATAAFAGEKTERAIIGAVIGGIAGAAIGDGKGEAVAIGAVAGAALGASTAKNKYDRRYSQSYRTAPRYGYDNRYAYDSRADSRYAYDRYGQRYERRDRYDDRYAYGYRR; translated from the coding sequence ATGAAGACCCTCGGCAAGTTCACCAAGACCGCCATCGCCGTCACCGTCGCCGGCGCGCTGGTCGCCCCCGCCACCGCCGCCTTCGCCGGTGAGAAGACCGAGCGCGCCATCATCGGCGCGGTGATCGGCGGCATCGCCGGCGCGGCCATTGGCGACGGCAAGGGTGAAGCGGTCGCCATCGGCGCCGTCGCGGGCGCGGCCCTGGGCGCCAGCACCGCCAAGAACAAGTACGACCGGCGCTACAGCCAGTCGTACCGGACCGCCCCGCGCTACGGCTACGACAACCGCTACGCCTACGACAGCCGCGCCGACAGCCGCTACGCCTACGACCGCTACGGCCAACGCTATGAGCGCCGCGATCGCTATGACGACCGCTACGCCTACGGCTACCGCCGCTAA
- a CDS encoding nuclear transport factor 2 family protein → MIAALLTALALQAAPPPALDPAAVKAVEAVAFDYVDGQLEGDTARVTRALHPDLAKRAVRAKADPDEVLALRRMSRDELIDLTRQGALKTPRDQWDRTVRVLDVAGNVAVARVETPWFVDHLSLGRFGERWVIVNALWYPKPRPAAK, encoded by the coding sequence ATGATCGCCGCCCTGCTGACCGCCCTGGCCCTGCAAGCCGCCCCGCCCCCGGCGTTGGACCCGGCGGCCGTCAAGGCGGTGGAGGCGGTGGCGTTCGACTATGTCGACGGTCAGCTGGAGGGCGACACCGCCCGCGTCACGCGCGCCCTGCACCCGGACCTGGCCAAGCGCGCCGTCCGCGCCAAGGCCGATCCCGACGAGGTCCTGGCCCTGCGCCGCATGAGCCGTGACGAACTGATCGACCTCACCCGGCAAGGCGCCCTGAAGACCCCGCGCGACCAGTGGGACCGCACCGTCCGGGTGCTGGACGTCGCCGGCAATGTGGCGGTGGCGCGCGTCGAGACGCCGTGGTTCGTCGACCACCTCAGCCTCGGCCGGTTCGGCGAGCGCTGGGTGATCGTCAACGCGCTCTGGTATCCCAAGCCTCGGCCGGCGGCGAAGTAG
- the ptsP gene encoding phosphoenolpyruvate--protein phosphotransferase — protein MAASGIAVRGPRSLLRQIREAMAGAGPAQGKLDMVVRTIAISMVAEVCSIYLRRASGDLELFATEGLAREAVHVTRLKPGEGLVGETMRLGRPLNLSDAASHPSFSYRPETGEDPYHAFLAVPLLRGGRAIGVLVVQNRTERNYDEEEVEDLQIIAMVLAEMVSSSELLGADELKDVELAPHKPERLKGSRFAEGLAYGVAVLHEQPVAPETLLSDDALAEEARLTYAIEALQTQIDEMLEGQHGLVGASYEVLETYRLFAHDRGWNRSLQEAVRSGLTAEAAVERVRSEHRARLGQARDPYLRERLHDLEDLNDRLLRHLSGDVHAVRQLPDDAILIARNLGPADLLEYDRTKLKGILLEEGSAASHAGIVARALDIPCVGRLVGLRDRVNEGDPVVVDAETQEAWLRPRPDVVKALKARMEVRAQRKAEFARLRDTPPITKDGAKITLLMNAGLAVDLDILGETGAEGIGLFRTEFQFMVAEELPRLEAQTALYEKVLEAANGMPVTFRTLDLGGDKLLPYMELEREDNPALGWRAVRMGLDRPALLRMQIRALIKAANGRPLRIMFPLVANVDEFRAARSFVDQEIAWALKRGRPAPARLDVGAMVEAPSLLWHLDALLPMTDFVSVGTNDLMQYLFAADRGNPRVSDRYDPLSPAALRALKTIQQACADTGTQVSVCGEMAGRPLEAFALVALGFDRLSMPPAGIGPVKQMVLSLDREAARRNVEALLKGSGGSLRGEIETLARKLYVAV, from the coding sequence ATGGCGGCATCCGGCATCGCCGTTCGAGGACCACGCAGTCTGCTTCGGCAGATCCGCGAGGCCATGGCCGGCGCGGGGCCCGCTCAGGGCAAGCTGGACATGGTGGTGCGCACCATCGCCATTTCGATGGTGGCGGAGGTCTGCTCGATCTATCTGCGCCGCGCCTCGGGCGATCTTGAGCTGTTCGCCACCGAGGGTCTGGCCCGCGAAGCCGTCCACGTCACGCGCCTGAAGCCGGGCGAGGGCCTAGTCGGCGAGACCATGCGCCTGGGGCGGCCGCTGAACCTGTCGGACGCCGCCAGCCACCCGTCGTTCTCGTACCGCCCGGAAACCGGCGAAGATCCGTACCACGCCTTCCTGGCCGTGCCGCTGCTGCGCGGCGGCCGCGCGATCGGCGTGCTGGTCGTCCAGAACCGCACCGAGCGCAACTACGATGAAGAGGAGGTCGAGGACCTCCAGATCATCGCCATGGTGCTGGCCGAGATGGTCAGCTCCAGCGAGCTGCTGGGCGCCGACGAACTCAAGGACGTCGAGCTGGCGCCGCACAAGCCCGAGCGCCTCAAGGGCTCGCGCTTCGCCGAGGGCCTGGCCTATGGCGTGGCGGTGCTGCACGAGCAGCCGGTCGCGCCCGAGACCCTGCTGTCGGACGACGCCCTGGCCGAGGAAGCGCGCCTGACCTACGCCATCGAGGCGCTGCAGACCCAGATCGACGAGATGCTGGAAGGCCAGCACGGTCTGGTCGGCGCCTCCTACGAGGTGCTGGAGACCTACCGCCTGTTCGCCCACGACCGGGGTTGGAACCGCTCGCTACAGGAGGCGGTGCGCTCGGGCCTGACCGCCGAGGCCGCCGTCGAGCGTGTCCGCTCCGAGCACCGCGCCCGTCTTGGCCAGGCGCGCGATCCCTATCTGCGCGAGCGGCTGCACGACCTGGAGGACCTCAACGACCGGCTGCTGCGCCACCTGTCGGGCGATGTCCACGCCGTGCGTCAGCTGCCGGACGACGCGATCCTGATCGCCCGGAACCTGGGCCCCGCCGACCTCCTGGAATACGATCGCACCAAGCTGAAGGGCATCCTGCTCGAAGAGGGCAGCGCCGCCAGCCACGCCGGCATCGTCGCCCGCGCGCTCGACATCCCGTGCGTTGGTCGTCTGGTCGGTCTGCGCGACCGCGTCAACGAAGGCGACCCCGTCGTGGTCGACGCCGAGACCCAGGAGGCGTGGCTGCGTCCGCGCCCGGACGTGGTCAAGGCGCTGAAGGCCCGGATGGAGGTCCGCGCCCAGCGCAAGGCCGAGTTCGCCCGCCTGCGCGACACCCCGCCGATCACCAAGGACGGCGCCAAGATCACCCTGCTGATGAACGCCGGCCTGGCCGTCGATCTCGACATTCTGGGTGAGACGGGCGCCGAGGGCATCGGCCTGTTCCGCACCGAGTTCCAGTTCATGGTGGCCGAGGAGCTGCCGCGCCTGGAGGCCCAGACGGCGCTCTATGAAAAGGTGCTGGAAGCCGCCAACGGCATGCCGGTGACCTTCCGCACGCTGGATCTCGGCGGCGACAAGCTGCTGCCGTACATGGAGCTGGAGCGCGAGGACAACCCGGCCCTGGGCTGGCGCGCCGTGCGCATGGGCCTGGACCGTCCGGCCCTGCTGCGGATGCAGATCCGCGCCCTGATCAAGGCCGCCAACGGACGGCCGCTGCGGATCATGTTCCCGCTGGTGGCCAATGTGGACGAATTCCGCGCCGCCCGGTCGTTCGTCGACCAGGAGATCGCCTGGGCGTTGAAGCGCGGCCGGCCCGCGCCCGCGCGGCTGGACGTCGGGGCCATGGTCGAGGCGCCGTCGCTGCTGTGGCATTTGGACGCGCTGCTGCCGATGACCGACTTCGTGTCGGTGGGCACCAACGATCTGATGCAGTACCTGTTCGCCGCAGACCGGGGCAATCCCCGCGTCTCGGACCGCTACGACCCGCTGTCGCCGGCCGCGCTGCGGGCGCTGAAGACGATCCAGCAGGCCTGCGCCGACACCGGGACCCAGGTGTCGGTCTGCGGTGAGATGGCCGGCCGTCCGCTGGAGGCCTTCGCGCTTGTGGCGCTCGGTTTCGATCGTTTGTCGATGCCGCCTGCGGGGATCGGTCCCGTCAAGCAGATGGTCCTGTCGCTGGATCGCGAGGCGGCTCGTCGGAATGTCGAGGCGCTGCTGAAAGGGTCTGGCGGATCCTTGCGCGGCGAGATCGAAACCTTGGCGCGGAAACTCTACGTCGCCGTGTGA
- a CDS encoding AraC family transcriptional regulator, producing the protein MADALTAPAELSFRRYGEDAPPHDHAFDQIVLPRRGVLEMEIEGRGGRVDPGRAAVVPPGARHAFAASGENLFVVADIGGDLMKPFERLRERPFAPVTGAVRGLLEFLAGERPGAIEPGVATLWTPLLLRGLSAGPIAVDPRLARAAALIEARYDQPLTVRDLAAEAGMSQSRFFARFADAYGMTPHAAVSAARLRAAQRLLSDTSLSIAEIAVRTGHGDQSGLTKRMKAALGVTPGAWRKRR; encoded by the coding sequence ATGGCCGATGCCTTGACCGCGCCCGCCGAACTTTCGTTCCGCCGTTATGGCGAGGACGCGCCGCCGCACGACCACGCCTTCGACCAGATCGTGTTGCCGCGCCGGGGCGTGCTGGAGATGGAGATCGAGGGCCGGGGCGGGCGAGTGGATCCAGGCCGCGCGGCGGTGGTGCCGCCCGGCGCCCGCCACGCCTTCGCGGCCTCGGGCGAGAACCTGTTCGTGGTCGCCGATATCGGTGGCGACCTGATGAAGCCGTTCGAGCGTCTGCGCGAGCGACCCTTTGCGCCGGTGACGGGCGCGGTGCGCGGACTGCTGGAGTTCCTGGCGGGCGAGAGGCCCGGGGCCATTGAGCCTGGGGTCGCTACCCTTTGGACCCCGCTGCTTCTGCGCGGGCTGTCGGCGGGGCCGATCGCCGTCGATCCGCGTCTCGCCCGCGCCGCTGCGCTGATCGAGGCCCGCTACGACCAGCCCCTGACCGTCCGCGATCTGGCCGCCGAGGCCGGCATGAGTCAGAGCCGCTTCTTCGCCCGCTTCGCCGACGCCTACGGAATGACGCCGCACGCGGCCGTGTCCGCCGCCCGCCTGCGGGCGGCGCAACGGCTGCTTTCGGACACCTCGCTGTCGATCGCCGAGATCGCCGTGCGTACGGGCCATGGCGACCAGAGCGGCCTGACCAAGCGCATGAAGGCGGCGCTGGGTGTGACGCCTGGGGCTTGGCGGAAGCGGCGGTAG
- a CDS encoding RodZ family helix-turn-helix domain-containing protein, translated as MPLDTGNVRRLHLLADVDTDEAPLVVGHPSLDDGADIGLALKAARQFRGLTTQDVADATRIRQSYIEALEDMRLEDLPSRPFTIGYVRAYAGLLGLDGEAAVARFKTDAPDDGGELRAPVGVRRERDPRLALILAGGLLVVGAILLWNVAQRAISKDEPPPQIAPESAQVRVAHGANGGSVSLGAPLPAPVESTTPEPYKTPGLDDAAANGGSVDAAKLAAKARAEAEAAAGVTNVEQLAIGAPFKPKGQLLGASPADASGVTIQARKAGAFTVRRADGGIEMTRWLSAGDAYRAPRTPGLVLDVVDPPLFEVYYNGRLTGRLTANQTAVAKLIPPPAAVTAVTPKAQ; from the coding sequence ATGCCGCTGGATACGGGGAACGTGAGGCGTTTGCACCTTCTCGCTGACGTCGATACGGACGAGGCTCCGCTCGTCGTGGGACACCCGTCTCTGGATGACGGCGCCGACATCGGTCTGGCGCTGAAAGCCGCGCGTCAGTTTCGCGGCCTGACCACCCAGGACGTCGCCGACGCCACCCGTATCCGCCAGAGCTATATCGAGGCGCTTGAGGACATGCGCCTTGAGGACCTGCCCTCGCGCCCCTTCACCATCGGCTATGTCCGCGCCTATGCCGGCCTGCTGGGCCTGGACGGCGAGGCGGCCGTGGCCCGCTTCAAGACCGATGCGCCGGACGACGGCGGCGAACTGCGCGCGCCGGTCGGCGTGCGCCGCGAGCGCGACCCGCGCCTGGCCCTGATCCTGGCGGGCGGTCTGCTGGTGGTGGGCGCCATCCTGCTGTGGAACGTGGCGCAGCGGGCCATCAGCAAGGACGAGCCGCCGCCCCAGATCGCGCCGGAGTCGGCCCAGGTCCGCGTCGCCCATGGCGCCAACGGCGGATCGGTCTCGCTCGGCGCGCCGCTGCCGGCGCCGGTGGAGTCCACCACGCCCGAACCCTACAAGACCCCGGGTCTCGACGACGCCGCCGCCAACGGCGGCTCGGTGGACGCCGCCAAGCTGGCCGCCAAGGCGCGGGCAGAGGCCGAGGCCGCCGCCGGCGTGACCAATGTCGAGCAACTGGCCATCGGCGCGCCGTTCAAGCCCAAGGGCCAGCTGCTGGGCGCTAGCCCCGCCGACGCCTCGGGCGTGACGATCCAGGCGCGCAAGGCCGGCGCCTTCACGGTGCGCCGCGCCGACGGCGGCATCGAGATGACCCGCTGGCTCTCGGCCGGCGACGCCTACCGCGCCCCGCGCACGCCGGGCCTGGTTCTGGACGTCGTCGATCCGCCGCTGTTCGAGGTCTATTACAACGGCCGCCTCACGGGCCGCCTGACCGCCAACCAGACCGCCGTGGCCAAGCTGATCCCGCCGCCGGCGGCGGTGACTGCGGTTACGCCCAAGGCTCAGTAA
- a CDS encoding pseudouridine synthase: protein MAWTRTYDEAEPQRVNKWLAQSGVCSRREAEQLISDGLVSIDGEVVEDVGRKIQPGQTLTLTDRATAKLDSVPTYLVHKPRGVVSSQPDPGQVPAARLLTRANLWGDARGVAIPQSGDLIPPIGRLDKDSRGLLLLSQDGVVAKAVIGPQSELDKEYRVAVMGELTEEKLELLRFGLELDGRELRPAEVEIISDQRLSFVLREGRNRQIRRMCELVDLKVVDLFRVRVGPLDLGDMPEGHWRPLTAAERAALVAG from the coding sequence ATGGCTTGGACCCGCACCTATGACGAGGCCGAGCCTCAGCGGGTCAACAAGTGGCTGGCCCAGAGCGGGGTGTGTTCGCGCCGCGAGGCCGAGCAGCTGATCAGCGACGGCCTCGTGTCGATCGACGGCGAGGTGGTCGAGGACGTGGGTCGCAAGATCCAGCCCGGCCAGACCCTGACCCTGACCGACCGCGCCACGGCCAAGCTGGACTCTGTGCCGACCTACCTCGTTCACAAGCCGCGCGGCGTGGTCTCGTCCCAGCCCGATCCGGGCCAGGTTCCGGCCGCGCGCCTGCTGACGCGGGCCAATCTGTGGGGCGATGCGCGGGGCGTCGCGATCCCGCAGTCGGGCGACCTGATCCCGCCGATCGGGCGCCTGGACAAGGACTCGCGCGGCCTTCTGCTGCTGTCGCAGGACGGCGTGGTGGCCAAGGCCGTGATCGGCCCGCAGTCCGAACTCGACAAAGAGTACCGCGTCGCTGTGATGGGCGAGCTCACCGAGGAAAAGCTGGAGCTCCTGCGCTTTGGCCTCGAGCTGGACGGCCGCGAGCTGCGCCCGGCCGAGGTCGAGATCATCTCCGACCAGCGTCTGAGCTTCGTGCTGCGCGAAGGCCGCAACCGCCAGATCCGCCGGATGTGCGAGCTGGTGGACCTGAAGGTCGTCGACCTGTTCCGCGTCCGCGTCGGCCCGCTGGACCTGGGCGACATGCCCGAAGGCCATTGGCGTCCACTGACGGCGGCCGAGCGGGCGGCGCTGGTGGCGGGTTAG
- a CDS encoding PHB depolymerase family esterase, whose translation MRAIMLGRGLLTLLAPLAVLCGAAGAQAACAVGSPGATVSVDVGGTGRPFLLRRPAALDAARPAPLLILLHGSGGEGGKMLTDSKLEATAERHGFLVVAPTAAIPAGKGFAWNIPGVPTVTGKIPDASDADDVAYLAALVDGLVAEGCVEPARVYVTGLSGGGRMASWLGCVASDRYAAIAPVVGLRAGNPRREEPDEPDPATCQPARPMPVIAFAGDTDTTNPTQGGGAGYWQYTMHAAEQRWAALNGCQAPPTTQWVAPGVYEERYSGCRDDADVVGRMTVGGGHIWLADNDALWAFVSRYRREGR comes from the coding sequence ATGAGGGCCATAATGCTGGGACGCGGGCTGCTGACCCTTCTGGCCCCGTTGGCGGTCTTGTGCGGCGCCGCCGGCGCCCAGGCGGCCTGCGCCGTCGGTTCGCCCGGCGCGACCGTAAGCGTCGACGTCGGCGGGACCGGGCGGCCGTTCCTGCTGCGCCGCCCGGCGGCGCTCGACGCGGCCAGGCCCGCGCCCTTGCTGATCCTGCTGCACGGCAGCGGCGGCGAAGGCGGCAAGATGCTGACCGACTCCAAGCTGGAGGCGACGGCCGAGCGTCACGGCTTCCTGGTCGTCGCGCCCACCGCCGCCATCCCCGCCGGCAAGGGCTTTGCGTGGAACATTCCGGGCGTGCCGACCGTGACCGGCAAGATCCCCGACGCCTCGGACGCCGACGACGTGGCCTATCTGGCGGCGCTGGTCGACGGTCTGGTCGCCGAGGGCTGCGTCGAGCCCGCGCGCGTCTATGTCACCGGCCTGTCGGGCGGCGGACGCATGGCCTCCTGGCTGGGCTGCGTGGCCTCGGACCGTTACGCGGCCATCGCGCCGGTGGTGGGCCTGCGGGCGGGCAATCCGCGCCGCGAAGAGCCGGACGAGCCCGATCCCGCCACCTGCCAGCCGGCGCGTCCGATGCCGGTGATCGCCTTCGCCGGCGACACGGACACGACCAATCCTACGCAGGGCGGCGGCGCGGGCTACTGGCAGTACACGATGCATGCGGCCGAGCAGCGCTGGGCGGCGCTGAACGGCTGCCAGGCGCCGCCGACCACGCAATGGGTCGCGCCCGGCGTTTATGAGGAGCGCTATTCCGGCTGTCGGGACGACGCCGATGTGGTGGGCCGCATGACCGTCGGCGGCGGCCACATCTGGCTCGCCGACAACGACGCCTTGTGGGCCTTCGTCTCGCGCTATCGGCGGGAGGGCCGTTAG
- a CDS encoding CZB domain-containing protein translates to MDFDAAMAAHADWKVNLRIAMETRAHVDVERASSDCNCALGRWLHGEAKSRLAGDRTYLQCVEAHRDFHKSAGEIAVAINRGDTATAARLLEGGSPFSTASLQVAVAIRRLKTAVPA, encoded by the coding sequence ATGGATTTCGACGCGGCGATGGCGGCTCATGCCGACTGGAAAGTGAACTTGCGGATCGCGATGGAAACGCGGGCCCATGTCGACGTGGAGCGCGCCAGTTCCGACTGCAACTGCGCGCTGGGACGGTGGCTGCACGGCGAGGCCAAGTCGCGCTTGGCGGGGGACCGCACCTATCTGCAATGCGTTGAAGCTCACCGCGACTTTCATAAGTCTGCGGGTGAGATCGCCGTCGCGATCAATCGCGGCGACACCGCTACCGCCGCCCGACTCCTGGAGGGCGGTTCGCCGTTCTCGACCGCGTCACTCCAGGTCGCCGTGGCCATCCGACGTCTGAAGACCGCCGTCCCGGCCTGA
- the ispG gene encoding flavodoxin-dependent (E)-4-hydroxy-3-methylbut-2-enyl-diphosphate synthase, with the protein MAADHTHVRPWRMITRRQSRKIRVGNVEVGGDAPISVQSMTNTLTSDAKATLEQIRQLEEAGADIVRVSCPDVESTAAFKTIAREAKVPLVADIHFHYKRGIEAAQAGAACLRINPGNIGSPDRVREVIQAARDHGCSMRIGVNAGSLERELLEKYGEPCPEAMVESALNHARILQDHDFHEFKISVKASDPFLTVAAYYQLAEAIDCPLHLGVTEAGATRTGTVKSSIGIGSMLWAGIGDTIRVSLAADPVEEIKVGFDILKSLGLRHRGVNIIACPSCARQGFNVIKTVEALEERLAHIATPMSLSIIGCVVNGPGEALMTDIGFTGGGAGAGMVYMAGKPDHKQSNEGMIDHIVELVEKKAAEIQAAKAQDEAAQTVAAE; encoded by the coding sequence ATGGCCGCAGACCACACGCACGTCCGTCCCTGGCGCATGATCACGCGCCGGCAATCGCGCAAGATCCGCGTCGGCAATGTCGAGGTGGGCGGCGACGCGCCGATCTCGGTGCAGTCGATGACCAACACCCTGACCAGCGACGCCAAGGCCACGCTGGAGCAGATCCGACAGCTTGAGGAGGCCGGCGCCGACATCGTCCGCGTCAGCTGCCCGGACGTCGAGAGCACGGCCGCGTTCAAGACCATCGCCCGCGAGGCCAAGGTTCCGCTCGTGGCCGACATCCACTTCCACTACAAGCGCGGCATCGAGGCGGCGCAGGCCGGCGCGGCGTGCCTGCGGATCAATCCGGGCAATATCGGCTCGCCCGACCGCGTGCGGGAGGTCATCCAGGCCGCCCGCGACCACGGCTGCTCGATGCGGATCGGCGTCAACGCCGGCTCGCTGGAACGGGAGCTGCTGGAAAAGTACGGCGAGCCGTGCCCCGAGGCGATGGTCGAGAGCGCGCTCAACCACGCCCGTATCCTGCAGGACCACGACTTCCACGAGTTCAAGATCTCGGTGAAGGCGTCCGACCCGTTCCTGACCGTGGCCGCCTACTACCAGCTGGCCGAGGCCATCGACTGCCCGCTGCACCTGGGCGTCACCGAGGCCGGGGCCACGCGCACCGGCACGGTCAAGTCCTCGATCGGCATCGGCTCGATGCTGTGGGCCGGCATCGGCGACACCATCCGCGTGAGCCTGGCCGCCGACCCGGTCGAGGAGATCAAGGTCGGCTTCGACATCCTGAAGTCGCTGGGCCTGCGCCACCGGGGCGTCAACATCATCGCCTGCCCGTCATGCGCGCGACAGGGCTTCAACGTCATCAAGACGGTCGAGGCCCTGGAAGAGCGCCTGGCCCACATCGCCACGCCGATGTCGCTGTCGATCATCGGCTGCGTGGTCAACGGTCCGGGCGAGGCGCTGATGACCGACATCGGCTTCACCGGCGGCGGGGCCGGCGCGGGCATGGTCTACATGGCCGGCAAGCCCGACCACAAACAATCCAACGAGGGGATGATCGATCACATCGTCGAACTCGTTGAGAAGAAGGCGGCCGAGATCCAGGCCGCGAAGGCTCAGGACGAGGCGGCCCAGACGGTCGCCGCGGAATAG
- a CDS encoding DUF6624 domain-containing protein: protein MNSTAILTALVLATSPVSGSAETPPLEAAAPVIGKLKGVASRASVIEAIAGMGEVDRAMRTSMLEATRDLAPEIRAKVQAQAGLVIDEQDRAHTERLKGIIAAHGWPKISETSERTAATAVLIANHSGDIDFQRQVLALLEPLAKAREARPEDYARLYDRVATIDRRPQRYGTQGTTCKEGKYAVPSDVEAPEGLEARRAAMGLQPMAEYLAVLDKMYGVCVPHPP, encoded by the coding sequence ATGAATTCGACGGCCATCCTCACCGCGCTTGTTCTTGCAACCAGCCCCGTGTCTGGAAGTGCTGAGACACCGCCACTCGAAGCGGCTGCGCCTGTCATTGGCAAGCTGAAGGGGGTCGCAAGCAGGGCAAGCGTCATAGAGGCTATCGCTGGGATGGGCGAGGTCGATCGGGCCATGCGAACAAGCATGCTGGAGGCAACCCGCGATCTTGCCCCAGAGATACGTGCGAAGGTGCAAGCACAAGCAGGACTCGTCATCGACGAACAGGATCGAGCTCATACCGAGCGTCTGAAGGGCATCATCGCCGCGCACGGTTGGCCGAAAATCTCGGAGACATCTGAGCGCACCGCTGCAACGGCGGTGCTCATCGCCAATCACTCGGGCGACATCGATTTCCAGCGACAGGTCCTCGCGCTGTTGGAGCCGCTCGCAAAGGCGCGCGAGGCGCGGCCAGAAGACTACGCACGGCTCTATGACCGCGTCGCGACGATAGATCGGCGACCTCAGCGTTACGGCACGCAAGGCACAACTTGCAAAGAGGGCAAATACGCTGTCCCGAGTGACGTTGAGGCGCCGGAAGGACTTGAGGCGCGACGAGCGGCCATGGGATTGCAGCCGATGGCTGAGTATCTAGCTGTCTTGGACAAGATGTATGGCGTCTGCGTCCCGCACCCACCCTAG